ATAATGAATTTATCAAGCTCTCCATTTCTTGTTACAGACAATCCACATACAAAAATATTTCTAggtaaatattaaaaaatatacataactTCAGCCACTAAATATACACCACTGAATTATACACTTCGTCGATATTCCAATTGCTTTGTGTACTCCAATAAAATCTGCTAAACAAGTTAGAGATAAAAAATTAAgctaaaaaattaatatgtcATGATTTGACTCCTTCTaagatgataaaaaaaattaagttagagataaaaaattaagctaaaaaattaatatgtcATGATTTGACTCCTTCTaagatgataaaaaaaattaaggtaCAACACTTACATTTTGAATGTAATTTACAGCTGTTTTGCGATATTCAGTTGCATAACATCTTTTAAAATGCTAATTGATAATTTAGAATTTATCTACGACCAGTAACAAAAGAAAGAATGCATATtggaataacaaaaaaaaaagtctaaaattaacttttattgttgtttaaaagaaatataaaaacaaaatgatgCCATGAAAATCTTCTTCGCGATTCCGGATTACCGATAAAATCCGATTCCACCGATTTTGCTTGCTTATTCGGCGACTCAAACTGAAGGTACTCGAACTGCAAATCATGGTCCCTACTCTTTCACAAAACGTCCGATGTGATCGTATTCAGAACTTAAGCAGGAACGTCTTGAGCGAAACGAATTTGCTATGAAAGTTAGCTGGTTTGTTCTGAGTGCAGGAATTAAGAAATTACGATATGGAGAAACAGGAGAAAATAGTATTAACAAAAGGGGTTGGGTGCATGTTATCAAACTTGAATCAATTGTAGGAGATAACAAAGAGGGATTTGGGAAATAGTGAGAGGGAGTTATTGTTAAGACTAAGTGAGTGGGCTACTAAATAAAAGTTGCGCTAAACAGTACCgctcaaaatttcaaataaaaaaatatcaaattgaaaaatatagaactttaaagtaaaatttaatttaaagtaaaaattaatttaataaaaaaatatcaaattgtaaaatttataactttaaattatatttcaaaaatttcaggtactaattagaatttagaatttttactcgttaaattaaaaaaaatagcgcaagtaaaaattaaaatagataaacttaaaaattaagaatttgatacctttaaattgaaaaaaataaaaaatttgtacatagttaaaaaataaattcccataaaattaattttaatttatttttaaattaaattaataaaatataggTATAAAACTAATATTCTGaattttaaaagttagaatTCTATTTATTAATGTTGCCATAAATTAATAGTgagtaattaaataatgagtaattaaattagttattatttcgATCAATCATAGTTagtattttttactttttaaaattagttagagcTATTTTATCAAAAgataaatatgtatttttgtttttgtactTTTTTCATACTTTCAATTGAATCATTTTATTTCATCACCAAAGTCTCTAAATTAATGTATACGGTAAAATTAGGCACTGAAACTGTATTTGACCAAAAAGAACACGCACAAAAAATGTaacaactaaaaatataaatattgaaATTGTATGTATACAATTTAGTCTCTTTGATTATATTACAATCTGATTTTTATACAAGTAATGACTAATAAAAAATCACATTAAAAAACTACtgttaaataaaaaagagaaattaatcaaattaacaCATAGCTagtactaaataaaaaaaacacatgATCAAGAGATATGACTGAATTTAAGAATCATACCAAGTGAGAAAATTGCACATCATCAACAACATTTAAAATCAAACCATTAGtatactttattaattttttagtgtCAGCACTcaaaaggaggaagaagaaatcgacaattgaaaaattgaaaaagactacaccataataaattaaaattacctTAGGTTAGGGTTTAcatttaaaaaaagtataaactgaataaaaatattttgagagGAATGGaggaaaaaattaaattaagcgcgaaatttagaaataaaaatcgTTCGATTTTGTCACGGTGATCATTGAGTCCGTAGTCATTAAAAAAACTCATCTTAAATTAGTGAcgaataaataaaattattgaaaaattttacaaaatttgatCACAAAAATACAAGACATAATGAATATCTATATAAATAAAAACTATACCAACTTTTTaccttaataaaaaatacaactATCACcctatattaaaaatacaaagcGGTCAATATTACCTACTagctagttttttttttttttcatgtgaAAAATgatgttatttaaaaaaaataaaaattaattttactagTTCTAGTCAACAAATGAAGACCGATGAAGAGACGTGTAATAAGGAAGTCCGTCGGTTGGCATGGatgaattttataaattttttattcaatccaattcaataaaaaaaatctatgaaccaatcattttattaaaatttaattaatatttaattaataaaaaaataaataattttatattattaaatataatctcaaactattaaaaatattaataataattaattaatatttacaAATTACAAAACTTACTTATGCTTTTACATCCCTCCAAGGCTCCAATCCATTATTCCATTCCGACCTGTTTACTTAGGTGACCTGTCAAAAATTTAACACTAAAGAACAAATGTACTAGtcatttcaaataataaaaataataaataaaatattaattttatgaaaatttgttaaatattaaaattattttttcaattattatttagattgataaaatttaatattgttGTTAATTTGACTGTGTACTAGagaatacaataaaaatataaataacaataaaatcagttaataaaaaaactttttatatataataaatcacAATTGTTACCtttgattttagtatattatggacttaaatatgttaaatttaacattattcaatttatttattataaatttaaattggaTGGTCAAActtttttatgcaatttttagtcttttttaatatgaaaagCTCTCTAAAACTCATGTAAATATACTAATCTTTTAGCTACaatttataaaagtaaaaaattatatttttgtgaaatttgcATAATAACCACATATATAttgtatttgtttattttaaattccGGCTCAATTTATGGTGTTTATActtattagtaattttatttataatttttttaagtatatCATAAATTAACATATTATTTAAATTGGTGATCAAATATCGAAAATTATTAAGATCGATTAATATAAACACATATAATTCATGacataaatcatatattaaTTCATAATGGGTTATATCGTTATTAATGTCCTAGTCAATAAATTtagtttataataaaataaaataaaatgaagatTATAATTGAAATTGAGAGAAAGAAGTATATGATGATTATAGTTGACAATAATTTATTTGGGTCTAAATTGCTATAGTGatactcttattattatttttaaaaaattctaaattaaccTTCGAATATgtgtgtttctttttcttctctttttttcttttctttaatttattttactctTTTATACCCAAATGAGTAGAACATGATTATGAAGCTACATCCTTATTTGAttgtcatttatttttaataaaaaaatattctaataaAGATATATAGATTGAttgaaaaaatgataaatttttttatggaaGATAAAGTATGATGAAATGAGTTGGTAGAAATAATATAgagaataaatatgaaataaattgtgatatatgctgctttttttttagtttttatttcattttagtatacttaaaataaaaaaagaaagtaatagaataaaactaaataaaataaaataaaataaaagataaatatttttattaaaaagtttaaaaattaaaataattaattattataaatatgataaaaaatattttttattgaagagTTCTCAAATGAGTTTGGTTAAGGCGTGAAAGGCCCATAAGTTTAATCTcctagttttttttattaatacatATAGGATAACTATCTGCGTGTCTTTAAAATGTTACCTGTAGAATTTTCGTAACTTAGATCAATGACTAATAAGTTAACTCCTCATATGATTGATCTATTtcatcttttttattaaaacaaaaaacaataatttattttaagttAACTAAAATTATGTGTATTTTTTTACTTTGATGTTAGATGGATTACGTGACTTGTAtgaattaaaaattgttaaatcTACTAATCAATATAATAGGCACCTGGCCTATATATAGACAATGACAATCACATAAGAATATATATGATTAAATTCCATAGAAAAGTGATATATGTATAATCACGTGTTTTCTTCGGCTCAAATTAGCACTAGAGAGTGATTTTTCTGACATTGTGATAAAGGAGAATAACCTTTTAGTAACGCAGGTCCTATTACACATTTAACTAGTTCctaaataattattttggaTTTACTATTTCTAATTGTaagattattttaaaaaaatttaaatttcattaTATTTCACGTGTAAAGAGGAAGggtaatatttttaatagaaacGGCCTTTGAGGATATTTTTAATTTGGcctatttaaatattttaagttcTTTTGGGTggatattaataatatatatagctttttttaaaaaacaatttACATTCATATTATTGTGTatattaaaacataattattcATCATAAAAATCATGTATTtgagattttataaaaaaatattattatattattgtaaataatttttttgttcattacatatttaattattatattgtatatattttattattttaataactaattatttaattaataaaatatataataattaatttaatagttGAACTTTAATAATGAATATGGAATAATTTTTTACAatcttaattaaaattttaattttctttggaCACTTATAATAGCCTatatattcaataattatattaaacaAGTTTTATCCTTCTTTAGGGATGGAGAAAGAGATTTATACGCTCATATTGGCCACATTAAATGCTAAAGAGTGTTAAACACAcacaatattaatattatatatataacttcaaagaaaaaagatttttatagacataaaattagaaacaaagaaaaaagacgctagaaaagagaaaattcaaaattcttctaaaacataaataaataaaaaataaaatactttattatataattttagaaCATTGTTTCCAAAATTATTCAACAATAATGACTGGTAATGAGAAATATTAAACACTTTTTTATAATCATTCACCATGAAAATATTCTATCAAATAATTATTTGTAATTATCCTGAAaaaatgtttattatttttctgaaatacttattttttcttaaaaaaataatgtttttAACCTCAATATTATAAACTATATATACATAGaagtaattaaatatttatcgattattaatataaaatatatattaaaaataaattaaattataaatatatttatatatttatatataaatacatactaattaattttaacggctaataattttagaaaaagtctaggggctagcagttttattgaattttggccagcatataaccagcagaggaaggtgagtcattggatgaaatctcataccaatctcacaccatcaaatcatcattgatagctagttgatggctaacaatcacaaaaattgcggGCCACTAGCATTGCTCATAATTTTAATATAGATgtagtaatttaaaaaaaagttcaaTGAAGTAACCCTCGGTGGACATGCATCTATAAATAGAGCTTAGCTAGCAGGGTCCAAAACACACAAACCAAAACTTCAACTGCTACaaacaccatcaaatcatcaattATTGAGGGTTTGCATAGATTCATCACCATGAAGAAACAAGCAGTAGCATCACTACTTTCCCTttctttcctcctcctcttAGCCTTTCCTTTAGCCTACTCACAGACTGTTTTCATACCTGTGAAGGACATTCATGGCAACGACGTTGTCACCGGTATCCCTTACCAAATTCGGCAACTTACACCTGGAAACCCAACCCCACATGGCGGCGGACTTATACACGGCAAAACTGGGAACTCAACGTGCCCAGTTTCTGTCGCATATAACACCGGTTTAATGTTTGGTTCTCCGGTGAAGTTCAGCATACCGGAATGGGCAAACACCCCCGGCAAAATAGTCCCCCAAGGTATCCCATTGGAGATTGAGTTCTCGGATGAGAACCCACTAGAGTGTGCTTCATCATCCGAATGGATGGTTTATGGTGACAATATTGAGACCCAAAAAGCTGTTCTGGGCATTGGTGGTCCTTTGGACCACCCTGACCAAAATACACTATTTGGGTATTTTAACATCCAAGAGTCTCAAGTTGGATACAGATTTATGTTCTGTTATATGTTCCAGGGTTCACCTCTTTGTTCTGATGTTGGGACCCACCTTCAAAACTATCCGGCTTCCCTTCTTGTTCTTACTGCTGGTAACCTCATGAGTGACCCCGTCTTCTACTTTGGCCTTGAAAAAACCGATTCAGACTCTTCTGGAATTATCAAGACTGTTGCCTACTGAATCAAGCATGTATAGAGCTATCATGGCTATGTTCATGATGTGCTTTTAAATGAATAATAATGATGTAAGTTTCTGTTATTGGTTGCTGGAAGCAAAAGTTCAACCCATGCATGCTTGCGTTGAACATATGATGTACTATGTaatgtaataaataaaaaatgggaaagtatgaggagccaatgagatatttatacaatgtgtacaatggaagtttatagagtattagatatataattattagtgttacaATGCTTCTTATTGGCGCTTGTTTCTTTATGAGACTCGGCAGTCTAAtgttaagaaattaatttttttagttaatttcaattatttttttaaaatcattttgttaatcataaattttaaatgttaaattataaatatttaaatttaaatcttaaattatatatctaaatttttgaattaaataattaaaaattaattctttatattttttcttaaaataagtataaaaaacTAATTAAGCATCAGCTaagtataaaattttaaattctaaattttaataatataaaaataaatattagctaaatattaactaatattgataaaaaaaagtattagATTCTAATATTTCTCTTAGCTTATACAGTTATACATGACAATTCACACATTCTTGAATTATATTTTCTCTTCTATATATCAGGCCTTATCAGTCTGGTTCTGTTAGTATAAGGCTTTAGATATATATGCGCTTGCTGCCCGTTCTGTTTTGGAAACTGGTttacttaaaattattttatttaatttaatattttaattttaaatagtaatattttataaatatatatttatttattttaatattatttaattattccaataataattaaaagatataaaataaaataaaataaataataataaaaaatataaaataaaataaatttatattattttaaaaaattgactaTTAGAGatatatttttcataaattaaaattttttttagatgaaattaaaataaaataaaattaagagatattttaaaattttttaataaattttaaaaataaaaaatatattttacacctttttttttctcttgcaCTTTGCTAAAATTGGTTTGCAATCATTATTGCCCTCATCAATGAAATCTACtctttgaaaactttttttacTAACTTGATTCTGTTATTGTAACGGTAGGGACTCAGcaatttttatgtaattttaataattaataatcataaaataatttaatatatttaattaaattattatctaataatttttaattattaattttatataaatatataatttatagaataaagtattattttaagAGTCATTTCTTAATTTAGTTTCTGACTATTCAAATATCTTATttcagttttaaaaatttttaaatgttttatttcaattttaaaaaatttttgaacaagtttAATATTGTCTTACCATTAAACTTGACACAAACAATTCGTATATTGAAGAGCTAATAgcattttattttagtatataaataaaattgatttacCAACAAtcactaatataaaatttttttctttaattttaaagcGTTGATGATTGATTATTAAGATCTGAAATTTTGTTCAACAAAAAATTGAGGAAAAAAAGTATTATAAGAagattttagttatatttttttaacacatAGAATAAAATATGACTTAATCAATAATGTTATTAGCGTTCACATTACTCATTCTACTAACTAttaatatcaaatttaatagtaaaattatattaaatttatttaaaattttttgggataaaaataaaaaaatttaaattattaaaaactaaattaaaatttgaccaaatgttagaattaaaataatatgtaCATCTATATATGAATTTTCACCATAGGTAAAATATACTACTTTAAGCGCGTGCATCACTCAAATATTTTTGTGTGCAaacattttaatttataaatgtGTTCAGtcgaataaaaatattaaaaaaatggttacccttttaaaatttataaaaatatatataccaGATGGTAGATTACTGCTAATATTATTTAAGTATTCATCCCTCTTTACTTAAATCATGTTAAGTATTTTAAATTACAAATCTGCCcacatgcatatatatatatataaggaatCAACAAATAAAAATGCAAAGCACACGTAATAAACTAGTAATCATTTATTCATCATATAGATACAGGGACTCTTACAGTTACATACAGAGCCATTCACTAGCTACCTGGGAAGCACACTTATTAGTTACATACATATGTTGATGATTATGATGAGGTTTTGCTTAGCTTCCATAGTAACTGACTCTACTCATTCAAACCACAGTATGAGTGGGACCAGATCTATCTTTGAAGATATCAAAGTGTAAGGTGGGGAAGTCCTGAGTGAGAACCAGAGGGCTCTCACCTTGTTTGAAATCCGTAACGTTTCCAAAAAGGTAGTTTATTCCATTCCCTACTCCAGGAGTTGGCACACTGTACCTAAGGATGTATGAAATTGTGTCTTTCTGGATACTAAACGTGCTTACAATTGTTGGTTCCCCAGGGTGTTCTTCAGGACCTCCAATTCCCACGCTCAAGCTTTGAATCTCGTTGTTAACGAACGCCATCCACGTTGTTGAGATCGGTGTGTTTATGCCTGTGAACTTGATCTCTAACGGAGATTCGGTGGCGATTGGTACACCGGGATCTGGTGTTCCAACGATGGAGAAGCTCACTGGGATGCCGTCGAAGTAGGATATGGAATCGTCAACTTGGATGGTAACCGGGTCTACCTGTTTCCCGGTTGCGCCGAGGGTTATTCCGCGTTCATAGTTATGTACGGGATACCATCGAATTGCGCCAAGAAAGTATGGGCTACCGGAGACTACCCGGTCGCCATCCCGGTCCAGCACTATTTCGGAACATGAGAAGGCTAAAAGGGAAATAAAGCCTAAGACGAAGAGGGCTGCTTCTTTCATGGTGTTTATTATTAGTGAGTGTATATCAGCTTGTTTTCTTTGTGTTTTGGACGACTATTTATATAGCATGGTCAGATTGATTATAAAATGAAATATTATTGTAttacattttttaataatattttagcgGATCTAAATTTATTCATATGTTTGCTTATAGATTAGCTAGATTTGGTTATCCTATAACATACCttgaaaaaaaagttatttcTTTAGTGGAATTCCAACGCGTCATTCCTTACATTTATTCTGAGTTTCTATTAAAATATCAATATTTTCATTCACACTCATTTTTACCCTTATTACGTTACCATTTTTATATGAAACTATTCTCATTCCACTTCATAAACATGACATGTTTTAATTCATTCGTATACCTTCCTTTTTTCtgtattcatttattttttttctcttgctTTTTTATTCCTACCAGATCTACAAATTTGTGtgtttcaaaattcaaattttgaattgaaaAATACCATGAATTATTTCCTCTCAGTCTCAGTCTCTTCCAATTGCCTCTCTTGAAACTCTGCTGGCCAACGACGATCCCTCTGCCCGTTCGATGAAGTGGTCGTGCATCGTGTGGACGCCTCGGCTGCACGAGGACTTCATTGTCGTGATGAACGCGACTGTGGCGATGATAGGGTTTTGCTGGTTGACAAGGCAGCGAcgattatatttttcttctgcATCTCGGCGTCTTAATGTGTCAGTGGATTCACACACcttcctctcttcttttttatcccAGTCAAATTCTTCAATTAAGCATCTCTCTTTCTTTGTTATGCGTCCAAGTATCTTCCACCTCCTTTTTCCGAAtaaagtttgaatttgaattttgaattgaaAGATAATTTCATTTTTCTATATTAAGAGAATTTTATTTCGTCcttttcatttgttttctttgttgGCGATACTGGAATCCAAGTTATGAAGAATTTCACTCATTGAATCCATGGGAATGGTGCTTTTGTGCATTTCGGACAAGGATTCCAAAGGAATAGGGTTACTTCTTCTGCTTTGAGTTTGCACACCTAAAAAACGCTCCCGATGAAGCCGGAGACAAACATGCTTCTCATGAATAGAGCGTCCAACTACAACACTTCTTATTTGCCATGACCTTCGACGAGGATTCCATGGATCCCAGCAAGGTCTTCGTCAACGCCTTGCAGGTTCTCTGTCATTCTCCTTCTAACTGTTTCATTCTCAGCTCAGATTTGCATTTATTTTTAACTGTGTTGATCTTTTGACTTTCGGTTATTCTTTGGTTTGATAGCGAAGATGAATTCTATTTTGCAGATAAAATGCGATGATAATGGTGTCAATGAACCAGAATGTGAAAGAAAACAATGTTACTAATTCCCATTTTCTGAACAATGGTGAACAACCGAGAAATTCCTGTCTCCGTATTAAATTTCATGACTTTTTAAATGTTTCTTCAAATGAAGAATTTGTCCACTTGCCTAATCATCCATTTAGTTCTGTCAGATTCAATGCTCTATCATTCATCGAGTTCTTACTAAGTAAATGTACTATAAAAACCTATACATACTCCTACATATGCTTTGTAACCAACCATGAGATTGAATACGGCTCACTGGTAATTACAATTGAATTTTTTCCTACGATTTCTAttgcttattattaatatttatgttgttctaattaattttgttatttctataaattattattaatattagtataatttatttaatatttctCATTATTAATTTCTTCACAAAGGTTTTGCATCCTGATTTTGTACTCCATGCATTCTCCTCAAGACATGATTACGTTCATGTGGTTCAA
The genomic region above belongs to Arachis stenosperma cultivar V10309 chromosome 5, arast.V10309.gnm1.PFL2, whole genome shotgun sequence and contains:
- the LOC130982504 gene encoding kunitz-type trypsin inhibitor-like 1 protein; protein product: MKKQAVASLLSLSFLLLLAFPLAYSQTVFIPVKDIHGNDVVTGIPYQIRQLTPGNPTPHGGGLIHGKTGNSTCPVSVAYNTGLMFGSPVKFSIPEWANTPGKIVPQGIPLEIEFSDENPLECASSSEWMVYGDNIETQKAVLGIGGPLDHPDQNTLFGYFNIQESQVGYRFMFCYMFQGSPLCSDVGTHLQNYPASLLVLTAGNLMSDPVFYFGLEKTDSDSSGIIKTVAY
- the LOC130979581 gene encoding kunitz-type trypsin inhibitor-like 2 protein; the protein is MKEAALFVLGFISLLAFSCSEIVLDRDGDRVVSGSPYFLGAIRWYPVHNYERGITLGATGKQVDPVTIQVDDSISYFDGIPVSFSIVGTPDPGVPIATESPLEIKFTGINTPISTTWMAFVNNEIQSLSVGIGGPEEHPGEPTIVSTFSIQKDTISYILRYSVPTPGVGNGINYLFGNVTDFKQGESPLVLTQDFPTLHFDIFKDRSGPTHTVV